A single genomic interval of Hemiscyllium ocellatum isolate sHemOce1 chromosome 44, sHemOce1.pat.X.cur, whole genome shotgun sequence harbors:
- the si:ch73-335l21.2 gene encoding RING finger domain-containing protein yields the protein MAMKAAGPSELLDSESEKVDLECSICCHDYDWTDKCPRELECLHTFCTECLTKMEGQLPNAGRHIPCPLCRHSTELTASGTLGLPRQEEILSEILSLRPGEQGGSSATLSQQLILTLDSGETTVIMLPTVSLSVERGDGQRASRAWNLREHSLVRQNQKQQAAVCLRKASWRVVTLLILFCIAAFVLGPRLF from the coding sequence ATGGCCATGAAGGCAGCTGGGCCTTCCGAGTTACTTGACAGTGAGTCAGAAAAGGTGGATCTAGAATGTTCCATCTGCTGCCATGATTACGACTGGACCGACAAGTGTCCCCGGGAGTTGGAATGCCTCCACACTTTCTGTACTGAGTGCCTCACCAAAATGGAGGGGCAACTTCCCAATGCGGGCCGCCATATCCCTTGCCCTCTCTGCAGGCACTCCACCGAGCTCACGGCTTCAGGGACCCTGGGCCTACCCCGCCAGGAGGAGATTCTCTCCGAGATTCTCTCCCTGCGGCCAGGAGAGCAGGGCGGCTCCTCGGCTACCCTGAGCCAGCAGCTGATCCTCACCCTGGACTCGGGAGAGACCACCGTCATCATGCTGCCCACGGTCAGCCTGAGCGTGGAGCGGGGGGATGGGCAGCGGGCTTCCAGGGCCTGGAACCTCCGAGAGCATTCGCTCGTCCGCCAGAACCAGAAACAGCAGGCTGCGGTGTGCCTGAGGAAGGCCTCCTGGAGGGTGGTCACTCTCCTGATCCTGTTCTGCATTGCTGCTTTCGTTCTTGGCCCACGACTCTTTTAG